One Clostridium estertheticum DNA segment encodes these proteins:
- the glgD gene encoding glucose-1-phosphate adenylyltransferase subunit GlgD → MLKNYIGILMLNENEDNIKSLTKSRPIASIPIGGRYRIIDFVLSNMVNSGIHNIGIFANTKTRSLVDHLGSGKSWDLDRKINGLFLFNFSTDGSQLRDIDALSDNMEYIHRTKQDYVIISSSYMLCNMDYNEAAKYHEESGSDITLLYKKTVNGKKHYINSSTLYINEENKVLSIGKNIGAEDKLNISMEMFIMKKSTLITIINNAVQTGSHNSIKATIYNSVSEMNVNAFEFKGYLQCVNSIKNYYKTSMDMLNGKVTKELFFNNGLIYTKSKDGAPTKYFNGSKVKNALISNGCILKGSIENSIISRRVTVQAGAELKNCIIFENCIIKQGCKLTNVIIDKNTIVNENTVLKGDEEFPVVIEKKSRLE, encoded by the coding sequence ATGCTTAAAAACTATATAGGAATATTAATGTTAAATGAGAATGAAGATAATATTAAAAGTCTTACAAAATCAAGGCCTATAGCATCTATACCTATAGGCGGAAGATACAGAATTATTGATTTTGTACTTTCAAATATGGTTAATTCGGGTATTCATAATATAGGTATATTCGCTAACACAAAAACTAGATCACTGGTGGATCATTTAGGTTCAGGTAAATCTTGGGATTTAGATAGGAAAATAAACGGGTTATTTTTGTTTAATTTCTCAACAGACGGATCACAATTAAGAGATATAGATGCATTAAGTGATAATATGGAATATATTCATAGAACAAAGCAAGACTATGTAATAATATCTTCTTCATATATGTTATGTAATATGGATTACAATGAGGCTGCTAAGTATCACGAAGAATCAGGTAGTGATATAACCTTATTATACAAAAAAACAGTGAATGGGAAAAAGCATTACATAAATAGCAGTACACTGTATATTAATGAGGAAAATAAAGTTTTGAGCATTGGGAAAAACATTGGAGCAGAGGACAAACTCAATATATCCATGGAAATGTTTATAATGAAAAAAAGTACCCTTATAACTATTATAAACAACGCCGTTCAAACAGGTTCTCATAATTCAATAAAAGCAACTATTTATAATAGCGTTTCGGAAATGAATGTAAATGCATTTGAGTTTAAAGGATACCTTCAATGTGTTAATTCTATAAAAAATTATTACAAAACTAGTATGGATATGCTAAATGGAAAAGTAACCAAGGAATTATTTTTTAACAATGGATTAATATATACAAAGAGTAAAGATGGAGCGCCCACTAAATACTTTAATGGGTCAAAAGTTAAGAATGCACTGATATCCAATGGATGTATTTTAAAAGGAAGTATAGAGAATAGTATAATTTCAAGAAGGGTCACAGTTCAGGCCGGTGCAGAACTTAAAAACTGTATAATATTTGAAAATTGTATAATCAAACAAGGATGTAAATTAACTAATGTTATAATTGACAAAAACACTATTGTAAATGAGAACACAGTATTAAAAGGGGATGAAGAGTTCCCAGTTGTTATAGAGAAAAAATCCAGATTGGAATAA
- a CDS encoding xanthine phosphoribosyltransferase, with the protein MESLKNKILAEGTIIGSEILKVDSFLNHQIDINLFNEIGQEFKERFASHEITKILTVEASGIGIACIVAQHFGNVPVVFAKKHEAANLDSDTYEADVFSFTKNKNYKIRASKKYINPEDKILIIDDFLANGNAAMGLVQIVRQAGAEIVGVGIVIEKAFQDGRSRIEKEGIRVESLAIVKSIKDNTVVFK; encoded by the coding sequence ATGGAATCATTAAAGAATAAAATATTAGCAGAAGGAACAATAATAGGCAGTGAAATATTAAAGGTTGATAGCTTTTTGAATCATCAAATTGATATAAATCTTTTTAATGAAATCGGACAAGAGTTTAAAGAAAGATTTGCGAGTCATGAAATTACAAAGATACTAACAGTTGAAGCCTCTGGTATAGGAATAGCATGTATTGTAGCCCAACATTTCGGTAATGTTCCTGTAGTTTTTGCAAAAAAACATGAAGCTGCTAATTTAGATTCTGACACATATGAAGCGGATGTATTCTCCTTTACAAAAAATAAGAATTATAAGATAAGAGCTAGTAAAAAATACATAAATCCGGAAGATAAAATTTTAATAATTGATGACTTTTTAGCAAATGGAAATGCGGCAATGGGACTTGTACAAATTGTACGTCAAGCGGGAGCCGAGATTGTTGGAGTGGGAATTGTAATTGAAAAAGCATTTCAAGATGGACGCAGCCGCATAGAAAAAGAAGGTATTAGGGTAGAGTCACTAGCCATAGTAAAATCTATAAAAGATAACACGGTGGTTTTTAAATAG
- the glgA gene encoding glycogen synthase GlgA, producing the protein MKVLFVASEAYPFIKTGGLGDVAFALPKALRKMGIDVRVIIPKYSGIPLSFKNCMENVASFTVPVGWRNQYCGLQYLTYDEVPYYFVDNEYYFERPEIYGCYDDGERYSYFSKAVLEAIKYMGDFVPDIIHCNDWHSGILPALLKDNYSNDEMYSEIKSVFTIHNLKYQGVFPKEILGELLNLNEGYFSDDALKFYDAISFMKGGIVFADVVTTVSETYAQEIQTPFYGEGLDGLLSLKSEKLYGIVNGIDYELYSPIVDKKIVYNFDENSLKQKVKNKLKLQYELCFTVNESIPMIGIVTRLVKQKGLDLIVEKLQELLSLPIQIVLLGNGDGYYEDIFQYYASIYPSRISTNIIFDAVLAQKIYAASDMFLMPSLFEPCGIGQLIALKYGSIPIVRETGGLKDTIAPYNKYTGNGNGFSFTNYSSDELMDAINRAINLYKDKDSWNKLVNNAMTSNNSWENSAKNYIDLYSNLIE; encoded by the coding sequence ATGAAAGTATTATTTGTGGCATCGGAAGCTTATCCTTTTATAAAAACTGGAGGTCTTGGTGACGTAGCATTTGCACTACCTAAAGCATTAAGAAAGATGGGTATTGATGTAAGGGTTATTATACCTAAGTATAGTGGCATTCCCTTGTCCTTTAAAAATTGTATGGAAAATGTAGCTAGCTTTACGGTGCCAGTTGGATGGAGAAATCAATATTGCGGTTTACAATATTTAACTTATGATGAGGTGCCTTATTACTTTGTAGATAATGAATACTATTTTGAAAGACCTGAGATATACGGATGTTATGATGATGGAGAGAGATATTCTTACTTTTCAAAAGCAGTACTAGAAGCTATAAAATACATGGGGGATTTTGTGCCGGATATAATTCATTGCAATGATTGGCACTCCGGAATTTTACCAGCACTGCTTAAAGATAACTATAGTAATGACGAAATGTACAGTGAAATAAAAAGTGTATTTACTATTCACAATTTAAAATATCAAGGAGTATTTCCAAAAGAAATACTTGGTGAGTTATTAAATTTAAATGAGGGATATTTTAGCGATGATGCATTGAAATTTTATGATGCAATATCCTTTATGAAGGGTGGAATTGTTTTCGCAGATGTTGTAACTACTGTAAGTGAAACTTATGCACAGGAAATACAGACTCCATTCTATGGTGAAGGACTAGACGGATTGTTAAGCTTAAAATCAGAAAAACTCTACGGCATAGTAAATGGTATAGATTACGAACTCTACAGTCCTATAGTGGATAAAAAAATAGTATACAATTTTGACGAAAACTCTTTAAAGCAAAAGGTGAAAAACAAATTAAAGCTTCAATATGAACTGTGCTTTACTGTAAATGAAAGTATACCAATGATAGGAATTGTCACTAGACTAGTGAAACAAAAGGGCTTAGATTTAATAGTAGAGAAACTCCAAGAATTGCTTAGCCTTCCTATTCAAATAGTTTTGCTTGGTAATGGTGATGGTTACTATGAAGATATATTCCAATATTATGCTTCTATATACCCAAGTAGGATATCAACAAACATTATTTTTGATGCCGTGCTAGCACAAAAAATATATGCTGCTTCAGATATGTTTTTAATGCCATCCTTATTTGAACCTTGTGGGATTGGTCAGCTTATAGCTCTTAAATATGGAAGTATTCCAATTGTACGTGAAACTGGAGGGTTGAAAGACACCATTGCACCATATAATAAATATACTGGTAATGGAAATGGTTTTTCTTTTACCAATTACAGTAGTGATGAATTAATGGATGCTATAAATAGGGCTATAAATTTATACAAAGACAAAGATTCCTGGAATAAATTAGTTAACAATGCTATGACTTCAAACAATAGCTGGGAAAATTCAGCTAAAAACTATATAGATTTATATAGTAATTTAATAGAGTAA
- a CDS encoding glucose-1-phosphate adenylyltransferase, translated as MLKKEMIAMILAGGQGSRLKQLTKIIAKPAVPFGGKYRIIDFSLSNCSNSNIDTVGVLTQYQPLALNSHIGIGAPWDLDRRNGGVSMLAPYQSEDGGNWYNGTADAIFQNTNYIDSYDPEYVLILSGDHIYKMDYSKMLDYHKEKAADVTIAVLEVSREEASRFGMMNTREDDTIYEFEEKPENPKSNLASMGVYIFNWAVLKQLLKEDNLDKNSDNDFGKNIIPKMIKNNQKLYAYPFKGYWRDVGTIESFWEANMDLLSEDNDLNIHDTKWKIYTINPMLPPQYIGPEASISNAMVNEGCTVFGEVNNCVLFQGVHVGKNSKITNSVILPNTKIGNNVVIDKAIIGSDVCIRRNSHIGNGEDIIVIEQGKDIKVDSKISTKL; from the coding sequence ATGTTAAAAAAAGAAATGATAGCTATGATACTCGCAGGAGGTCAAGGTTCCAGGCTAAAACAATTAACTAAGATAATAGCAAAGCCAGCAGTTCCCTTTGGAGGAAAGTATAGAATTATTGATTTTTCACTGAGTAATTGTTCTAATTCTAATATAGACACCGTAGGAGTTCTTACTCAATACCAACCATTGGCACTAAACTCTCACATAGGCATAGGTGCACCTTGGGATTTAGACAGAAGAAATGGTGGTGTAAGCATGCTTGCCCCTTACCAAAGTGAAGACGGAGGCAATTGGTACAATGGTACCGCGGATGCTATATTTCAAAATACAAATTACATTGATAGCTATGATCCAGAGTATGTGCTTATTTTATCAGGAGACCATATTTATAAAATGGATTATTCCAAAATGTTAGATTATCACAAAGAAAAAGCTGCAGATGTTACTATTGCTGTACTAGAAGTTTCTAGGGAGGAAGCTAGTAGATTTGGAATGATGAACACACGGGAAGATGACACTATCTATGAATTTGAAGAAAAACCAGAAAATCCAAAAAGTAATTTAGCATCTATGGGAGTTTATATTTTTAATTGGGCTGTTCTAAAACAACTTTTAAAAGAGGACAACCTTGATAAAAATTCTGATAATGACTTTGGAAAAAATATAATACCCAAAATGATAAAAAACAATCAAAAGCTATATGCTTATCCTTTCAAAGGATATTGGAGAGATGTTGGTACTATTGAAAGCTTTTGGGAAGCTAATATGGATTTGCTTTCTGAAGATAATGATTTGAATATACACGATACTAAATGGAAAATATATACCATTAACCCTATGCTGCCACCACAGTATATTGGACCTGAGGCGAGTATTAGTAATGCTATGGTAAATGAGGGCTGCACTGTTTTTGGGGAGGTAAACAATTGTGTGCTTTTCCAAGGAGTACATGTAGGTAAAAATTCAAAGATAACTAATTCAGTTATTCTGCCAAATACAAAAATAGGAAATAATGTGGTTATTGATAAAGCTATTATCGGAAGCGATGTCTGCATAAGACGTAATTCACATATTGGCAATGGAGAAGATATTATTGTTATAGAACAAGGAAAAGACATTAAGGTTGATTCGAAAATTTCAACTAAATTATAG
- the mprF gene encoding bifunctional lysylphosphatidylglycerol flippase/synthetase MprF, producing the protein MKTLNISSRFKFIILRMRTFLILKYKTILKIAFSILIVLLIYFEGKSELSNLNLADSLSLLRSFQPIKLLLFFIAGSLAVSCMTLYDYFIIKNLKYKISILKTWRISWISNTFNNFLGFGGLTGAGIRTMLYKEENVSSKECLFINVLLVPATTTGLSILALLGIFNILPIKPILSEHKWFSIAVIAFAVYLFIYLLLFKIKWIRDKVLPVGISVESSAPLRIKLIFASILEWGGAGFFLWYISSNFISNISPLQVFPILTVAASVGILSMVPGGLGSFDLVTILGFQLVGATPSVALAILFIYRVFYYIIPWILGAIMAVIGMITKNKQADVAVPSLLNKFLDFPSENVFLSDLGVWALSLMVFVSGIVLLFSAASPSITGRVKLLTDISAFPLMHFSHRISIAIGLMLLVLSWKIKERLKRAFNWTLVLLIIGALATFMKGLDFEEAIFLLIIALLLWLSKSRYYRESAPIKKTTVALYLLITSVSIFLYVLLGNSIHADFIKSDKAFYILTVRPRTFTKNAIFAFILCWIFLFFLLSTSFNTKFNNKPKQEDIEKLKQFLKKYKGNYLTHLIFLKDKNLYWAQNDKVLLAYGDIGNKLVVLGDPIGDPSLFKNAIEDFQIFADKFGHTPVFYQVSEKYFKHYHENGYYFFKLGEEAVINLESFSLAGGGHNQSLRSAKNRLEKENFKFEMLNPPFSSDMISEMKHISDIWLGKRKEKGFSLGFFNEDYIQSSPVGVFKNDYGIIVAFATIMPAYDDVSMSIDLMRFDHNACPNGTMEALFINLINWSKDQNFKYFNIGMAPLSNVGLAPFAHDQEKLAKFVYRFGNYWYKFSGLRNYKEKFHPDWEPRYLAYPKFISLPTLLIELTVLISKNAEEL; encoded by the coding sequence ATGAAAACTCTAAATATATCATCTAGATTTAAATTTATAATACTACGTATGCGCACATTCCTTATATTAAAGTACAAAACTATTCTTAAAATAGCATTTTCTATACTTATAGTCCTTTTAATTTATTTCGAAGGTAAAAGTGAATTATCAAACCTTAATTTAGCAGATTCCCTTTCCCTATTAAGAAGTTTCCAGCCTATAAAGCTTTTACTATTTTTCATTGCAGGCTCTCTGGCTGTAAGCTGTATGACCCTTTATGATTATTTTATAATCAAAAATTTAAAGTACAAAATATCAATTTTAAAAACTTGGAGGATTTCTTGGATCTCCAATACCTTTAACAATTTTCTAGGCTTTGGTGGATTAACTGGTGCAGGCATTCGTACCATGCTTTATAAAGAAGAGAATGTGTCCAGCAAAGAATGTTTATTTATAAATGTTTTACTTGTTCCAGCAACTACAACTGGTCTATCAATACTTGCCTTACTTGGTATATTTAATATATTACCTATAAAACCAATTTTATCGGAGCATAAATGGTTTTCCATAGCTGTAATTGCTTTTGCCGTATACTTATTCATATACCTATTATTATTTAAAATTAAATGGATAAGAGACAAGGTATTGCCTGTTGGCATATCTGTTGAATCTTCAGCACCACTAAGAATAAAATTAATTTTTGCTTCAATTTTAGAATGGGGTGGAGCTGGCTTTTTCCTTTGGTATATAAGTTCAAACTTTATAAGCAATATTAGCCCTCTACAAGTGTTTCCGATACTTACAGTAGCAGCTTCTGTAGGAATATTAAGTATGGTACCTGGAGGCCTGGGCTCCTTTGACTTAGTTACTATACTGGGTTTCCAATTAGTTGGTGCAACGCCAAGTGTTGCTCTTGCAATATTATTTATTTATCGTGTTTTCTATTATATAATACCTTGGATTTTGGGAGCTATAATGGCTGTCATTGGAATGATTACTAAAAATAAACAAGCTGATGTGGCAGTGCCTTCCCTATTAAATAAATTTCTTGATTTTCCCAGTGAAAATGTCTTTCTAAGTGATTTAGGAGTATGGGCGCTGTCTTTAATGGTATTTGTCAGTGGTATTGTTTTATTATTTTCAGCAGCCTCACCAAGCATTACTGGTAGAGTTAAGCTACTAACAGATATTAGTGCCTTCCCTTTGATGCATTTTTCGCACAGAATTTCCATTGCCATAGGCCTCATGCTCTTAGTGCTTTCCTGGAAAATCAAAGAAAGATTAAAAAGAGCTTTTAATTGGACCTTAGTTTTATTAATAATAGGCGCACTTGCCACCTTTATGAAAGGTTTAGACTTTGAGGAAGCTATATTCTTATTAATTATTGCCCTATTATTATGGTTATCAAAATCCCGTTATTATAGAGAAAGTGCACCTATTAAAAAAACAACTGTAGCACTGTATTTGCTTATAACCTCAGTTAGTATTTTTCTCTATGTGCTTCTTGGCAACAGTATTCATGCTGATTTTATCAAATCTGACAAAGCTTTTTATATACTAACAGTACGTCCACGTACCTTTACTAAAAATGCAATCTTTGCCTTTATCCTCTGCTGGATATTTTTGTTCTTCCTGCTAAGTACAAGTTTTAATACAAAATTTAATAATAAACCAAAACAAGAGGACATTGAAAAACTAAAACAATTCCTTAAAAAATATAAGGGCAACTATCTTACACATCTTATATTTTTAAAAGATAAAAATCTTTATTGGGCTCAAAATGACAAAGTACTTCTTGCTTATGGGGATATTGGTAATAAATTAGTGGTGCTTGGTGATCCCATAGGTGATCCTTCACTATTTAAAAATGCCATTGAGGATTTTCAAATCTTTGCAGACAAATTTGGTCATACCCCTGTGTTTTATCAGGTTAGTGAAAAGTATTTTAAGCACTATCATGAAAATGGATATTATTTCTTTAAGCTAGGTGAAGAAGCTGTAATTAACCTGGAGTCATTTAGTCTTGCGGGAGGTGGGCATAACCAATCTTTACGTTCTGCAAAAAATCGTCTAGAAAAAGAAAATTTTAAATTTGAAATGTTAAATCCACCATTTTCTAGTGACATGATTTCTGAAATGAAACATATATCTGATATTTGGCTAGGAAAAAGAAAAGAGAAGGGTTTTTCACTAGGTTTTTTTAATGAAGATTATATACAATCCTCCCCTGTAGGGGTCTTTAAAAATGATTATGGCATCATTGTAGCTTTTGCCACTATAATGCCCGCTTATGATGATGTTTCTATGTCTATTGATTTAATGAGATTTGACCATAACGCTTGTCCAAATGGCACTATGGAAGCTCTTTTTATAAACCTAATTAACTGGTCAAAAGATCAAAATTTCAAGTATTTTAATATTGGTATGGCTCCTCTTTCCAACGTAGGCCTTGCACCATTTGCACATGACCAAGAAAAATTAGCAAAGTTCGTTTATAGATTTGGTAACTATTGGTATAAATTTTCAGGACTCCGTAACTATAAAGAGAAATTTCATCCTGACTGGGAGCCTAGATATTTGGCTTATCCGAAATTTATTTCACTACCGACATTATTAATAGAACTTACTGTTCTTATTTCCAAAAATGCAGAAGAGCTTTAG
- a CDS encoding glycogen/starch/alpha-glucan phosphorylase: MVIDKEEFKIDYIEKLQTMFAEDAVDASRLHQYVALGALIKDYCSKAWIETNKEYGATKTKQVYYFSMEFLVGRLLNSNLVNLGIRDICEEAFGELGIDWIEIEDTELDAGLGNGGLGRLAACFLDSMASTQVPGHGCGIRYKYGLFKQKIEDGYQVEVPDNWLKNGNVWEIRKENKAVEVKFSGDVYLKEENGEMKVIHENYQSVRAVPYDTPIKGYKNNTVNTLRLWSAETMEEDFDFSSFSQGNYAKAGEDKYSVEAISQVLYPDDSYEQGRLLRLKQEYFFVSAGMQSIMKSYKKMKISLSEFHKHVAVQINDTHPAVAVAELMRLLMDEQGLTWDEAFTITTGTMAYTNHTIMAEALEKWPVDMFKKLLPRIYMIIEEINRRFCNEIYHRYNGDWNKVNSMSIIHDGYIRMAYLAIVGSHSVNGVAKLHTELLKHQELSDFYEFFPEKFNNKTNGITHRRWLLNSNEELANLITGTIGDKWIKSPNKLVKLMDYAGDTAFQEKIQDIKTNNKISFSNYIMANYDTEIDPNSIFDVHVKRMHAYKRQLLNIFNIMHLYNQLRENPSLDIVPRTFIFGAKASPSYYFAKQNIKLINTLAKKINNDPIARDKIKIVFLENYGVSLAEKIIPCADVSEQISTASKEASGTGNMKFMMNGAITIATLDGANVEIFDAVGKENIVLFGLTSEEVIEYYKNKNYRASDIYNSDMRLNTIVNQLINGFLQTNKMEFMSIYDSLIPHNDEFFVLKDFDSYVSAQSEIDKLFRQKSIWQKMAIINIAKSGIFSSDNTIKQYAKEIWDTPTVRIKL, encoded by the coding sequence GTGGTGATAGATAAAGAAGAGTTTAAAATAGATTATATAGAAAAGTTACAGACTATGTTTGCAGAAGATGCAGTGGATGCGTCAAGGCTACATCAATATGTTGCATTAGGTGCATTAATAAAAGATTATTGTTCTAAAGCTTGGATAGAAACTAATAAAGAGTATGGAGCGACTAAAACAAAACAGGTGTATTATTTCTCTATGGAGTTCTTAGTTGGCAGGTTACTTAATAGTAATTTAGTTAATTTAGGTATAAGGGATATTTGCGAGGAGGCATTTGGTGAACTAGGAATTGATTGGATAGAGATAGAAGACACAGAACTCGATGCTGGACTTGGGAATGGTGGTCTTGGACGGCTCGCAGCGTGCTTCTTAGATTCTATGGCATCTACGCAGGTGCCCGGTCATGGCTGCGGTATAAGGTATAAATATGGACTATTCAAGCAGAAGATAGAAGATGGTTATCAAGTAGAAGTTCCTGATAATTGGCTAAAAAATGGTAACGTATGGGAAATAAGAAAAGAAAATAAGGCTGTAGAAGTAAAATTTTCTGGAGATGTATATTTAAAGGAAGAAAATGGAGAAATGAAAGTTATCCATGAAAATTATCAATCTGTAAGAGCGGTACCATATGATACTCCAATAAAAGGATACAAAAATAATACTGTAAATACCCTAAGGCTTTGGAGTGCTGAGACTATGGAAGAAGATTTTGATTTTTCATCCTTTAGTCAAGGAAATTACGCAAAAGCAGGTGAGGATAAATATTCAGTGGAGGCTATTTCACAAGTTTTATATCCAGATGATAGCTATGAACAAGGACGGCTCCTAAGACTCAAGCAAGAATATTTTTTTGTAAGCGCTGGAATGCAAAGTATTATGAAAAGCTATAAAAAGATGAAGATCTCACTTAGTGAATTTCATAAGCATGTGGCAGTACAGATAAATGATACCCACCCAGCTGTAGCTGTGGCTGAACTAATGAGACTTCTAATGGATGAGCAGGGACTTACTTGGGATGAAGCCTTTACTATTACAACTGGTACAATGGCATACACTAACCATACAATTATGGCAGAGGCATTAGAAAAATGGCCTGTAGATATGTTTAAAAAATTACTTCCACGTATTTATATGATTATAGAAGAAATAAATAGGCGTTTTTGTAATGAAATTTATCATAGATACAATGGAGATTGGAATAAAGTTAATAGTATGTCCATTATTCATGATGGATATATTAGAATGGCCTATCTGGCTATTGTAGGAAGTCATTCTGTTAATGGAGTTGCAAAATTACACACTGAATTATTAAAGCATCAGGAACTTTCCGACTTTTATGAATTCTTTCCGGAAAAATTTAATAATAAAACTAACGGCATAACTCATAGAAGGTGGTTATTAAATTCTAATGAGGAACTGGCAAACCTTATAACGGGCACCATAGGTGACAAGTGGATAAAGTCTCCAAATAAACTTGTTAAATTAATGGATTATGCAGGAGATACTGCTTTTCAAGAGAAAATACAAGATATAAAAACAAATAATAAGATAAGTTTCTCAAACTATATAATGGCGAACTATGATACCGAAATAGATCCAAATTCTATATTTGATGTTCACGTAAAAAGAATGCATGCCTATAAAAGGCAACTTTTAAATATATTCAATATAATGCATTTATATAACCAACTTCGCGAAAATCCAAGTTTAGATATAGTTCCGAGAACTTTTATATTTGGTGCCAAGGCTTCGCCAAGTTATTATTTTGCAAAACAAAATATTAAGCTTATTAATACGCTAGCTAAAAAAATAAACAATGATCCTATAGCTAGAGATAAAATAAAAATAGTATTCCTTGAAAATTATGGAGTATCACTAGCGGAGAAAATTATTCCTTGTGCTGATGTTAGTGAACAAATATCTACTGCGTCGAAAGAAGCTTCTGGAACTGGTAATATGAAATTTATGATGAATGGAGCTATAACAATAGCCACTTTAGATGGGGCTAACGTAGAAATTTTTGATGCAGTTGGAAAAGAAAATATTGTTTTATTCGGACTAACTTCAGAAGAGGTAATAGAATATTATAAGAATAAAAACTATAGAGCTTCTGATATTTATAATAGTGATATGAGATTAAATACAATTGTAAATCAGCTAATAAATGGATTTTTACAGACTAATAAAATGGAATTTATGAGTATCTATGATAGCTTGATTCCTCACAATGATGAGTTTTTTGTGCTTAAAGATTTTGATTCTTATGTAAGTGCTCAAAGTGAAATTGATAAATTATTTAGACAAAAGTCTATTTGGCAAAAAATGGCTATTATAAATATTGCGAAGTCTGGTATATTTTCCAGCGATAACACTATAAAACAATATGCCAAAGAAATTTGGGATACACCAACGGTTAGGATTAAATTATAA
- the iscB gene encoding RNA-guided endonuclease IscB produces MVEYSFVVDLSGNRLSPCNKNKAYYLIRKNKAKMLNKFPMVIQLQKTVKDDKNDDVKNYLGIDDGSKNVGLGIIQKCKTKVRTIFKGTIELRQDVSKKMTVRKGYRMYHRYHKRYRKMRFNNRSASKRKNRLVPTILQKKQSILRVVNKLLKWTKIDAIYLEDVLIDIRSMVEGKALYKWQYQKSNRLDNNIRLAVFMRDGFKCVDCNSNTKLQMHHAKPKNSGGADSIYNGVTLCEKCHMKTFGKELLMMDGYLTKIKGKNLCLTHPMHVMQGKKYLQVELEKIAPISLTTGADTANHRIDWNIEKSHSNDALVVCDTEIKATDINIKDWYIRALRKKSKGDTDTIIDGFKLRDYVKYTKRNGISYIGYITALYPVKKQFNMTTKDDIVLKRYGLKSLSLISRPNSIRFS; encoded by the coding sequence ATGGTCGAATATTCTTTTGTAGTGGACTTATCTGGCAACAGATTAAGTCCCTGCAACAAAAATAAAGCATATTATCTTATTCGTAAAAATAAAGCTAAAATGCTTAATAAATTTCCAATGGTAATACAGTTACAAAAAACAGTTAAGGATGACAAGAATGATGATGTTAAAAATTATCTTGGAATTGATGATGGAAGTAAAAATGTTGGGCTCGGAATAATTCAAAAATGTAAAACAAAAGTTAGAACAATTTTTAAAGGAACTATAGAATTAAGGCAGGATGTTTCTAAAAAAATGACTGTACGGAAGGGCTATAGAATGTATCATAGATACCATAAAAGGTATCGTAAAATGAGATTTAATAACAGAAGCGCATCTAAACGCAAGAATAGACTTGTTCCAACTATACTACAAAAAAAACAGTCTATATTAAGGGTTGTAAATAAACTGTTAAAATGGACTAAGATAGATGCTATATATCTTGAAGATGTTCTTATAGACATAAGGTCTATGGTTGAAGGTAAAGCTCTATACAAATGGCAGTATCAAAAGTCAAATAGACTTGACAATAACATCAGATTAGCTGTATTTATGAGAGATGGCTTTAAATGCGTAGACTGTAATTCTAACACCAAACTTCAAATGCACCACGCTAAACCCAAAAATAGTGGTGGAGCAGATAGTATTTATAATGGTGTAACTCTATGCGAAAAATGCCACATGAAAACTTTTGGCAAAGAGTTGCTGATGATGGATGGATATTTAACTAAGATTAAAGGTAAGAATCTATGTCTTACACATCCAATGCATGTTATGCAAGGTAAAAAATATCTGCAAGTGGAACTTGAAAAAATAGCACCGATATCTTTGACTACAGGAGCTGATACTGCAAATCATAGAATAGACTGGAATATAGAAAAAAGTCATTCTAATGATGCTTTAGTGGTTTGTGACACTGAAATTAAAGCTACTGATATCAACATTAAAGACTGGTATATAAGAGCTTTACGTAAGAAATCAAAGGGTGATACAGATACGATTATTGATGGATTTAAATTAAGAGATTATGTTAAATATACAAAGCGAAATGGCATAAGTTATATTGGATATATCACAGCATTGTATCCAGTTAAGAAACAGTTTAACATGACAACTAAAGATGATATTGTACTTAAAAGATACGGATTAAAAAGTCTTAGCCTTATTTCAAGACCAAATAGTATACGGTTTTCATAA